The following are encoded together in the Balearica regulorum gibbericeps isolate bBalReg1 unplaced genomic scaffold, bBalReg1.pri scaffold_34_arrow_ctg1, whole genome shotgun sequence genome:
- the LOC142599800 gene encoding rab-like protein 2A, producing the protein MKVTQKSFNFARKFSLPFYFVSAADGTNVVKLFNDAFKLAVAYKQNSGYFMDELMRELESFDLQKMTENLSDKEERCPEEKPHLPKLWTLSVFFPLL; encoded by the exons ATGAAGGTGACCCAGAAAAGCTTCAACTTTGCCCGGAAGTTCAGTTTGCCCTTTTACTTTGTGTCTGCTGCAGATGGCACCAATGTAGTGAAG CTCTTCAATGATGCTTTCAAACTGGCAGTTGCTTACAAACAGAATTCAGGATATTTCATGGATGAGCTCATGCGAGAACTGGAA AGCTTTGACCTGCAGAAGATGACGGAGAATTTGTCAGATAAAGAAGAGAGGTGCCCTGAAGAGAAGCCCCATCTGCCTAAGCTCTGGACCCTgagtgtgttttttcctttgctctag
- the LOC142599789 gene encoding fas-binding factor 1 homolog gives MVAAAASPLVEKTAKMGFMVTTPRAHLQAAPQLQAESPALGLLHERRLGAPTAQLYEDATGCRAALLGAQARVAELESQVRTLELERTQHKLLLESLQQRHQEDLDLLESAHRSRVKVVEETYGQREERLRREKEQLAAQLLSQSRDAEQARTELMEQHQQRLAMLEQQSALELERLRELQRVSVQEMRKDHEEQLQRLKRLKDQEIDAVTSATSHTRSLNGVIEQMEKFSSNLHDLSHKVEAMHHTTSQELAMGARQRDKQLKVLQDRLSQQQRDMEEERSRLQEVIAKMEARLGEQTRLLEQERWRATAEQSKVASLQHSLEEQWQIMTQQLSMERAELERAKSALLEEQKSVMQKCSEERRKLAAERAEFHARQQLSKEWMERDMDRALQMDSQREGTIMSLGGGYRGGFCCCVGEMMTQALVLWAKRAFSFSGETYRDTRGTKGCIHQCVLMEEGRGAL, from the exons GTTACCACACCCAGGGCGCATCTCCAggctgccccacagctgcag GCAGagtccccagccctgggcttgCTGCACGAGAGGAGGCTGGGGGctcccacagcccagctctACGAGGATGCAACGGGCTGTCGGGCAGCGCTGCTTGGTGCCCAGGCCCGTgtagcagagctggagagccaG GTCCGGACGCTGGAGCTGGAGCGGACGCAGCACAAACTGTTGCTGGAGAGTCTCCAGCAGCGGCACCAGGAGGACCTGGATCTCCTCGAGAGTGCCCACAG GAGCCGAGTGAAGGTGGTGGAGGAGACCTATGGGCAGCGGGAGGAGAGGCTGCGGCgggagaaggagcagctggcagctcagctgctgtcGCAGAGCCGCGATGCCGAGCAGGCGCGGACAGAGCTGATGGAGCAACACCAGCAGCGActggccatgctggagcagcagagcgCGCTGGAGCTGGAGCGGCTGCGAGAGCTGCAAAG GGTGTCTGTCCAGGAGATGCGCAAAGACCATGAAGAGCAGCTCCAGCGGCTGAAGCGGCTCAAAGACCAGGAGATCGATGCGGTGACCAGCGCCACTTCGCACACCAG ATCTCTGAATGGTGTCATTGAGCAGATGGAGAAGTTCTCCAGCAACCTGCACGACCTCTCACACAAGGTGGAGGCCATGCACCACACCACCTCTCAGGAGTTGGCCATGGGGGCACGGCAGCGGGACAAGCAGCTCAAGG TGCTCCAGGACAGGctgtcacagcagcagagggacaTGGAGGAGGAGCGGAGCAGACTCCAGGAGGTGATTGCCAAaatggaggccaggctgggTGAGCAGACTcggctgctggagcag GAGCGATGGAGGGCAACAGCAGAACAATCCAAAGTGGCATCGCTGCAGCACTCGTTGGAGGAGCAGTGGCAAATCATGACCCAGCAGCTCTCCATGGAgcgagcagagctggagagggcgAAG AGTGctttgctggaggagcagaagtCAGTGATGCAGAAGTGCTCGGAGGAGCGACGGAAGCTGGCGGCCGAGCGGGCTGAATTTCACGCCCGGCAGCAGTTGAGCAAGGAGTGGATGGAGCGTGACATGGACCGAGCTTTGCAGATGGACTCCCAGAGAGAGGGCACCATCATGAGCCTggggggaggctacaggggtggcttct GCTGCTGTGTGGGTGAGATGATGACCCAGGCACTGGTTTTGTGGGCAAAGCGGGCCTTCAGCTTCTCCGGGGAGACGTACCGAGACACGAGGGGTACCAAAGGCTGCATCCATCAGTGTGTGCTTAtggaggagggcaggggtgCTCTGTGA